One segment of Onychomys torridus chromosome 3, mOncTor1.1, whole genome shotgun sequence DNA contains the following:
- the LOC118579932 gene encoding metabotropic glutamate receptor 8-like isoform X1 → MVCEGKRSASCPCFFLLTAKFYWILTMMQRTHSQEYAHSIRVDGDIILGGLFPVHAKGERGVPCGELKKEKGIHRLEAMLYAIDQINKDPDLLSNITLGVRILDTCSRDTYALEQSLTFVQALIEKDASDVKCANGDPPIFTKPDKISGVIGAAASSVSIMVANILRLFKVGKDIAFSTSVKESGIFVTQNVGLRKKVEMKTSRDTLCHWVPQMGYSVLGFYLYHYSSVSYD, encoded by the coding sequence ATGGTATGCGAGGGAAAGCGCTCAGCCTCTTGCCCTTGTTTCTTCCTCTTGACTGCCAAGTTCTACTGGATCCTCACAATGATGCAAAGAACTCACAGCCAGGAGTATGCCCATTCTATCCGGGTGGATGGGGACATCATTTTGGGGGGTCTCTTTCCTGTTCatgcaaagggagagagaggggtgcCTTGTGGGGAgctgaagaaggagaaggggatcCACAGACTAGAGGCCATGCTTTATGCAATCGACCAGATTAACAAGGACCCCGATCTCCTCTCCAATATCACTCTGGGTGTCCGGATCCTTGACACATGTTCCAGGGACACCTATGCTTTGGAGCAGTCACTAACCTTTGTGCAAGCATTGATAGAGAAAGATGCATCGGACGTGAAGTGTGCTAATGGAGATCCACCCATATTTACTAAGCCCGACAAGATTTCTGGTGTCATAGGTGCTGCAGCAAGCTCCGTGTCCATCATGGTGGCTAACATTTTAAGACTTTTTAAGGTAGGTAAAGACATTGCCTTTTCAACCAGTGTAAAAGAATCAGGAATCTTTGTGACTCAAAATGTGGGTTTAAGGAAGAAAGTGGAGATGAAGACGTCAAGAGACACTCTGTGTCACTGGGTTCCTCAAATGGGGTATTCTGTGCTGGGTTTCTACCTGTATCACTATAGTTCCGTTAGTTATGATTAA